Proteins encoded within one genomic window of Caldilineales bacterium:
- a CDS encoding CBS domain-containing protein: MKLFEGLQQEPITHLDLSYYCTAPAGAPVKDVVETLRQSKRNCSLILKDGKLMGIFTDRDILRKVVDRPELWEQAIDQVMTREVLTIAESATAAEAMAIMDRFHFRNVPVVRANGEVVGNFTHYSIVKFLADTFPTEIYNRAPDHTRVARRQHGG; the protein is encoded by the coding sequence ATGAAACTTTTCGAAGGGCTTCAGCAAGAACCGATCACCCATCTCGACCTGTCCTACTACTGCACCGCCCCCGCCGGCGCGCCCGTCAAGGACGTCGTCGAGACCCTGCGCCAAAGCAAGCGCAACTGCTCGCTCATCCTCAAAGATGGCAAACTGATGGGCATCTTCACCGACCGCGACATCCTGCGCAAGGTTGTCGACCGGCCTGAGCTTTGGGAGCAAGCTATCGACCAGGTGATGACCAGGGAAGTGCTCACCATCGCCGAAAGCGCCACGGCCGCAGAAGCCATGGCGATCATGGATCGCTTTCACTTTCGCAATGTGCCGGTGGTGCGCGCCAACGGCGAGGTGGTGGGCAACTTCACCCACTACAGCATTGTCAAATTCCTGGCCGACACCTTCCCCACCGAAATCTACAACCGCGCTCCCGACCACACCCGCGTGGCCCGCCGGCAGCACGGCGGCTAA
- a CDS encoding S8 family serine peptidase, translating into MTNSTPPLTSPPAGRREGGCAWALVIGLLLWSLSVTLAAQGGSLMAAWFAQMSATGRSLQQILAAGLLQPLLVGAPALLLLAVRGPRQGAVVRTILLATLAASLLLTPRVLLAPDQTYAAGLARAGIGAGLGLILLVWARAQGRLQMRPGAGLGLMALLAVVFLVPWLLFGALGDGLDVLLAMAQAAGLALMAASLAALLMPQLAATSDQVVSNHWLGGVALAVALAAIGGAWGQMDYQAFLLGLLPVLAFPLAWLGADRRRFPLSGALLLVFVAACGPFAFADPRETHLIGLYSGDTVVWTLRALGWDLLLGLAILLILGLAGGWLRSVRGRAWVSLAMVGWVGAAILYLFTGQPGFYGDDFFVVMNEQADLSGAAGITAVDARRTWVYETLVTQADAAQLDLLTWLDKAGISYTRYYLVDGIEVHANALRRWQISRRPDVARVLYSPSLRPLPEPPPFEPGDPNPPATTPWGVEAIGAPRVWEEFGVTGEGVVVGQSDSGVDAEHPALAGNFRGRGGAYDFNWLDPWTGSPQPYDANGHGTHTLGTVLGQGGIGVAPGAVWFGCANLVRNLGNIANYLDCMQFMLAPHPQQGDPLHEGDPTLAADVSTNSWGCPADVEGCDQETLWLATAALRAAGIFFVAAAGNEGPACNSLRTPPGNYGNVLSVGAIDRAGDLATFSNRGPATAAPDGSTGPDLLAPGVGVTSAWPGGTWKTIEGTSMAAPHVAGVVALMWSANPALAGNIDATERILQETASPYTGPTSPCETDGQAPDSASGFGILDAYAAVERALAFK; encoded by the coding sequence ATGACAAACTCCACCCCACCCCTCACATCTCCCCCCGCCGGCCGTCGCGAAGGCGGCTGCGCCTGGGCTTTGGTCATCGGCTTGTTGCTGTGGTCGCTGTCGGTCACACTCGCCGCCCAGGGCGGCTCGCTCATGGCAGCCTGGTTCGCACAGATGAGCGCCACGGGCCGAAGTCTCCAGCAGATCCTGGCCGCGGGCTTGTTGCAGCCGCTCTTGGTGGGCGCGCCGGCGCTGCTGCTGCTGGCGGTGCGCGGGCCGCGACAGGGCGCCGTCGTGCGCACCATCTTGCTCGCCACCCTGGCCGCCAGTCTGCTCTTGACCCCGCGCGTCCTCCTCGCCCCCGACCAGACCTACGCCGCCGGGCTGGCCCGCGCCGGGATCGGGGCCGGGCTGGGGCTGATCTTGCTAGTCTGGGCCAGGGCGCAGGGCCGCTTGCAGATGCGACCCGGCGCCGGGTTGGGACTGATGGCCCTGTTAGCCGTGGTGTTCCTCGTCCCCTGGCTGCTCTTCGGCGCCCTGGGCGATGGCCTGGACGTGCTGCTGGCGATGGCTCAGGCGGCGGGGTTGGCCCTGATGGCAGCCAGCTTGGCGGCCCTCCTCATGCCGCAGCTGGCCGCAACTTCTGACCAGGTTGTGAGCAACCATTGGCTGGGAGGCGTTGCGCTGGCGGTGGCGCTGGCGGCCATCGGCGGCGCCTGGGGCCAGATGGATTACCAGGCTTTCTTGCTTGGCCTCCTTCCCGTCCTGGCCTTCCCCCTGGCCTGGCTGGGCGCAGATAGGCGTCGCTTCCCCCTTTCCGGCGCCCTGCTGCTGGTATTCGTCGCCGCTTGCGGCCCCTTTGCCTTCGCCGACCCACGCGAAACCCACTTGATCGGTCTCTACAGCGGCGATACGGTCGTTTGGACGCTGCGGGCGCTGGGATGGGATTTGCTGCTGGGCCTGGCGATCCTCCTCATCCTCGGCCTGGCCGGGGGCTGGCTGCGGAGCGTGCGTGGTCGCGCCTGGGTTTCGCTGGCGATGGTGGGCTGGGTCGGAGCCGCCATCCTCTACCTTTTTACCGGTCAACCGGGGTTCTATGGCGATGATTTCTTCGTGGTGATGAACGAGCAGGCCGATCTGAGCGGGGCCGCTGGCATCACCGCGGTTGATGCACGCCGCACCTGGGTCTATGAAACGCTGGTCACCCAGGCCGATGCCGCGCAACTCGACCTGCTGACCTGGCTCGACAAGGCAGGCATCTCCTACACCCGCTACTATCTCGTCGATGGCATCGAAGTCCATGCCAACGCCCTCCGTCGCTGGCAGATCAGCCGGCGCCCGGATGTCGCCCGCGTCCTCTACAGCCCTAGCCTCCGCCCCCTGCCCGAACCTCCCCCCTTCGAGCCGGGCGACCCCAACCCGCCCGCGACAACGCCCTGGGGCGTGGAAGCCATCGGCGCGCCGCGGGTGTGGGAGGAATTCGGCGTCACCGGCGAGGGCGTAGTGGTAGGGCAATCGGATAGCGGTGTGGACGCCGAACATCCGGCGCTGGCCGGCAACTTCCGCGGGCGCGGCGGGGCCTATGATTTCAATTGGCTGGACCCCTGGACGGGTAGCCCGCAGCCCTACGACGCCAACGGCCACGGCACACACACCCTGGGCACCGTGTTGGGACAGGGCGGCATCGGCGTCGCGCCCGGCGCCGTTTGGTTCGGCTGCGCCAATCTGGTGCGCAACCTGGGCAATATCGCCAACTATCTCGATTGCATGCAGTTCATGCTGGCGCCCCATCCCCAGCAGGGCGACCCCCTGCACGAGGGCGACCCGACCCTGGCTGCAGACGTGAGCACCAATTCCTGGGGCTGCCCGGCCGATGTCGAAGGCTGCGACCAGGAAACGCTGTGGCTGGCGACGGCGGCGCTGCGGGCGGCAGGCATCTTCTTCGTCGCTGCGGCCGGCAACGAAGGTCCCGCCTGCAATTCGTTGCGCACCCCGCCCGGCAACTATGGCAACGTGCTTTCGGTGGGAGCGATCGACCGCGCCGGCGACCTGGCCACATTCTCCAACCGCGGCCCGGCCACCGCCGCACCCGACGGCAGCACCGGCCCCGACCTGCTGGCCCCCGGCGTAGGAGTGACCTCGGCCTGGCCGGGCGGGACATGGAAAACCATCGAAGGCACATCGATGGCGGCGCCGCACGTGGCCGGCGTCGTCGCCCTGATGTGGTCGGCCAACCCCGCCCTGGCCGGCAACATCGACGCCACCGAACGCATCTTGCAGGAAACCGCCTCGCCCTACACAGGCCCAACTTCGCCCTGCGAGACCGACGGTCAGGCGCCCGACTCGGCCTCCGGCTTTGGCATCCTCGACGCCTACGCCGCCGTCGAACGGGCGCTGGCGTTCAAATAG
- a CDS encoding CBS domain-containing protein — MALAEAIPLAAVAPVRLTRKDFVSDQTVRWCPGCGDYAILAQMQKVLPDLGIPREKIVFISGIGCSSRFPYYMETYGVHSIHGRAPTLATGLKVANPELSIWVITGDGDGLSIGGNHLVHACRRNVDIKIILFNNRIYGLTKGQYSPTSPQGLKTKSSPMGTVEQPLNPLSVALASEATFIARTIDVMGAHMADVLTAAAKHRGAAFVEIFQNCVIFNDNTWEPYSERQVRDDNNLYLENGKPMLFGKNSDRGIVMGKTGLEVVSLGDRYTVEDLTIHDTSSVSLAWMLSRLEYPMPIGVILDVAKPVFGDALWGQVERAKAVRGQGDLHKLFTASDTWVVEDRQDGSNGHHQARVIGGMDASLDEEYVDRLWDGEGRGNELEERLAGMTLDDMHPRAPILVETSARLDHAISLMQQHNIGCLLVTSADRHIAGILTEGDVLSRIAGQVRDLHSVTVGEYMTHRPTLLAMDTPLVEALHLMSTHGFRHLPIVDVNHLPVGVISVRDVVHFLSAQM, encoded by the coding sequence ATGGCACTTGCAGAAGCGATTCCCCTGGCCGCGGTCGCCCCCGTGCGCCTGACCCGCAAGGACTTCGTCTCCGATCAGACCGTCCGCTGGTGCCCCGGCTGCGGCGACTACGCCATCCTGGCCCAGATGCAGAAAGTTCTGCCCGACCTGGGCATCCCGCGCGAGAAGATCGTCTTCATCTCCGGCATCGGTTGCTCCAGCCGCTTTCCCTACTACATGGAAACCTACGGCGTCCACAGCATCCACGGCCGGGCGCCCACCCTGGCCACCGGTCTCAAGGTCGCCAATCCCGAACTCAGCATCTGGGTGATCACCGGCGACGGCGACGGGCTTTCCATCGGCGGCAATCACCTGGTGCACGCCTGCCGGCGCAACGTCGATATCAAGATCATCCTCTTCAACAACCGCATCTACGGCCTGACCAAAGGCCAATATTCGCCCACCTCGCCCCAGGGCCTGAAGACAAAGTCGTCGCCGATGGGCACGGTCGAGCAGCCACTCAACCCTCTCTCGGTCGCCCTGGCCTCCGAAGCCACCTTCATCGCCCGTACGATCGACGTCATGGGCGCCCACATGGCGGATGTGCTCACAGCCGCGGCCAAACACCGCGGCGCCGCCTTCGTCGAGATCTTCCAGAACTGCGTCATCTTCAACGACAACACCTGGGAGCCATACAGCGAACGGCAAGTGCGCGACGACAACAACCTCTATCTCGAAAACGGCAAACCGATGCTCTTCGGCAAAAACAGCGATCGCGGCATCGTCATGGGCAAGACCGGGCTGGAGGTCGTCAGCCTGGGCGACCGCTACACCGTCGAGGATCTGACCATCCACGACACCTCGTCGGTCAGCCTGGCCTGGATGCTCAGCCGGCTGGAATACCCCATGCCCATCGGCGTCATCCTCGATGTCGCCAAACCCGTCTTTGGCGATGCCCTCTGGGGCCAGGTGGAACGGGCCAAAGCCGTCCGCGGCCAAGGCGATCTGCACAAGCTCTTCACCGCCTCGGATACCTGGGTGGTGGAAGACCGGCAGGATGGCAGCAACGGCCACCATCAGGCGCGCGTCATCGGCGGCATGGACGCCAGCCTGGATGAAGAATATGTCGACCGCTTGTGGGATGGTGAAGGCCGCGGGAATGAATTGGAAGAGCGGCTGGCCGGGATGACCCTGGACGACATGCATCCTCGCGCCCCCATCCTGGTGGAGACCTCCGCCCGACTCGACCACGCCATCAGCCTGATGCAACAACACAACATCGGCTGCCTGCTCGTAACCAGCGCCGACCGCCACATCGCCGGCATCCTGACCGAGGGCGATGTGCTCAGCCGCATTGCCGGGCAAGTGCGCGACCTCCATAGCGTCACCGTGGGCGAATACATGACCCACCGCCCCACCCTGCTGGCTATGGACACACCGCTGGTCGAGGCCCTGCACCTGATGTCCACCCACGGCTTCCGCCATCTCCCGATCGTCGATGTCAATCATCTGCCGGTAGGCGTCATCTCGGTGCGCGACGTGGTGCATTTCCTCTCGGCACAGATGTAA
- a CDS encoding Uma2 family endonuclease, giving the protein MATKVLDFDLDTIAEVTPPDISHLITEDDTPVDNIFSERQQRLLVDTLYSSWRPSQPFVAMANVGLFGSVHRQAIVPDALLSLDVHLPRDFWAKQGRSYFIWEYGKPPDVVIEVVSNKVGDEAGDKLLDYARLGIPYYVIYDPHGWIMKQPLNVYELTGGIYVRKSQPRLERVGLRLRLWQGEYEQAEAEWLRWCDPEGELLATGAERAAEAEQRAGEAELRAEDERQRAEDERQRAEDERQRAERLLTQLRALGVDPEA; this is encoded by the coding sequence ATGGCAACTAAGGTTCTCGATTTCGATCTCGATACTATCGCGGAAGTCACGCCGCCCGACATTTCGCATCTTATCACCGAGGATGATACGCCCGTGGACAACATTTTCTCCGAGCGCCAGCAACGCTTACTGGTCGACACGTTGTACAGCAGCTGGCGCCCGTCGCAGCCTTTCGTGGCGATGGCCAATGTCGGGCTGTTTGGCTCGGTGCACAGGCAAGCCATCGTGCCCGATGCGCTTCTGAGTCTGGATGTTCATCTGCCGCGTGATTTTTGGGCCAAGCAGGGCCGCTCCTATTTTATCTGGGAATATGGCAAACCACCTGATGTGGTGATCGAAGTCGTGTCGAACAAGGTCGGTGACGAGGCCGGTGACAAGCTGTTGGACTATGCCCGTCTGGGCATACCTTATTATGTCATCTACGATCCGCACGGATGGATCATGAAGCAGCCGCTGAACGTGTATGAACTGACGGGCGGCATCTATGTCCGCAAGAGCCAGCCGCGGCTGGAACGGGTGGGCCTGCGGCTGCGGCTGTGGCAGGGCGAATACGAACAGGCAGAGGCCGAATGGCTGCGGTGGTGCGATCCAGAGGGTGAACTGCTCGCCACCGGCGCCGAGCGGGCTGCCGAAGCAGAGCAACGGGCCGGTGAAGCGGAACTGCGGGCTGAAGATGAACGCCAGCGGGCCGAAGATGAACGCCAGCGGGCTGAAGATGAACGCCAGCGGGCTGAACGCCTGCTCACCCAACTCCGCGCCTTGGGCGTCGATCCCGAGGCCTGA
- the npdG gene encoding NADPH-dependent F420 reductase yields MNQEVIAVIGGTGAEGSGFAWRWAQAGLQVIIGSRAAEKGQAAADEINRRLGRTAARGADNLAASQQASIVVLSVPYESQAAILDSIRPGLAGKLLVTVVAPLLGEKKGRYTPPPGGAAALEAQAQVGPETRVVAAFQNVGAHHLTNDDHAIDCDVLVCGDARADRALAVELAAAAGLRGVHSGVLANAAVAEGMTAVLVSINAAYKVRSAGIRITGLPAEEAA; encoded by the coding sequence TTGAACCAAGAAGTCATCGCCGTCATCGGCGGCACCGGAGCAGAAGGGTCGGGCTTTGCCTGGCGCTGGGCGCAGGCCGGTCTGCAGGTGATCATCGGCTCGCGCGCGGCCGAGAAAGGTCAGGCCGCCGCCGATGAGATCAACCGGCGGCTGGGCCGGACGGCCGCGCGCGGGGCCGACAACCTGGCCGCCAGCCAGCAGGCCAGCATCGTCGTGCTTTCGGTGCCCTACGAATCGCAGGCCGCCATCCTCGATTCCATCCGGCCGGGGTTGGCCGGCAAGCTGTTGGTGACAGTGGTGGCGCCGCTGCTGGGCGAGAAGAAGGGCCGCTACACGCCGCCGCCGGGCGGTGCGGCCGCGCTGGAGGCGCAGGCGCAGGTGGGACCAGAGACGAGGGTGGTGGCGGCGTTCCAGAATGTGGGCGCGCACCATCTGACCAACGACGACCATGCCATCGATTGCGATGTGCTGGTGTGCGGCGATGCCCGCGCCGACCGCGCCCTGGCCGTAGAACTGGCCGCCGCCGCCGGGTTGCGCGGCGTCCATTCCGGTGTTCTGGCCAATGCCGCCGTCGCTGAGGGGATGACGGCCGTCCTGGTGAGCATCAACGCCGCCTACAAGGTTCGGAGCGCCGGGATTCGCATCACCGGCTTGCCGGCGGAGGAAGCGGCGTGA
- a CDS encoding 2-oxoacid:acceptor oxidoreductase subunit alpha, with translation MTENNQPTQIKELDHVVIRFAGDSGDGMQLTGSQFTNTAAIVGNDISTLPDYPAEIRAPAGTLAGVSGFQVHLSDTDIYTPGDSPDVLIAMNPAALKVSLPDLEPGASIIVNTDAFNTGNLAKAGYTRNPLEDGSLKNFQVYEVPITTLNRNAVQGVEGLSTKEVDRSQNFFALGLVYWAYDRPLDNTAAWVRQQFGKRPEIVQANLQALQAGYFYGDTTEAFQVRYRVRPAALPSGTYRKISGNEATAIGLVTAAAKAGKPLFYGSYPITPASDILHFLAGLRHFDVLTYQAEDEIAAMGATIGAAFGGAFAVTGTSGPGIALKSEGINLAIVLELPMVIVDVQRGGPSTGLPTKVEQADLLQVMFGRNGESPLPVLAPATPSECFGFAVEAFRLAVRAMVPVILLTDGYLANSAEPWLVPDPDAIPPIVVEHPTAPNGNGRYLPYKRDPVSLGRPWAIPGTPGLEHRVGGLEKSPDFGNVSYSPQDHQRMINDRAAKVARLADVIPEQDVFGPEEGKLLVVGWGSTYGAIHAAVAQAQARGQSVAHAHVRYLNPFPRNLGYILQRYDRILVPEMNMGQLSLLLRGRFVRDVISLNKVQGRPFKISEIASKIDELLAGE, from the coding sequence ATGACGGAGAACAATCAACCCACCCAGATCAAAGAACTGGATCATGTCGTCATCCGCTTCGCCGGCGATTCTGGCGACGGCATGCAACTGACCGGCAGCCAGTTCACCAACACCGCCGCCATCGTTGGCAACGACATCAGCACCCTGCCCGACTACCCTGCCGAAATCCGGGCGCCCGCCGGCACCCTGGCCGGGGTCAGCGGTTTTCAGGTGCACCTGTCGGACACCGACATCTACACCCCCGGCGACTCACCCGACGTGCTGATCGCCATGAACCCGGCGGCGCTCAAAGTCAGCCTGCCCGATCTCGAGCCGGGCGCCAGCATCATCGTCAACACCGACGCTTTCAACACCGGCAACCTGGCCAAAGCGGGCTACACCCGGAATCCGCTCGAAGACGGCTCGCTGAAGAACTTCCAGGTCTACGAAGTGCCGATCACCACCCTCAACCGTAATGCCGTACAGGGTGTGGAGGGATTGAGCACCAAAGAAGTCGACCGCAGCCAGAACTTCTTCGCCCTGGGGCTGGTCTATTGGGCCTACGACCGGCCGCTGGACAACACCGCCGCCTGGGTGAGACAGCAATTCGGCAAACGGCCGGAGATCGTTCAAGCCAACCTGCAGGCCTTGCAGGCGGGCTATTTCTATGGCGACACCACCGAAGCCTTCCAGGTGCGCTACCGCGTGCGCCCGGCCGCCCTGCCATCGGGCACCTATCGCAAGATCAGCGGCAACGAGGCGACGGCAATCGGCCTGGTGACAGCCGCGGCCAAGGCGGGCAAGCCCCTGTTCTATGGCTCCTACCCCATCACTCCCGCCAGCGACATCCTCCATTTTCTGGCCGGCCTGCGTCATTTCGACGTCCTCACCTACCAGGCCGAGGATGAGATCGCGGCCATGGGCGCCACCATCGGCGCCGCCTTTGGCGGCGCCTTTGCCGTCACCGGCACCAGCGGCCCCGGCATCGCCCTCAAGAGCGAAGGCATCAACCTGGCTATCGTCCTGGAACTGCCCATGGTCATCGTCGATGTCCAACGCGGCGGCCCCAGCACCGGCCTGCCCACCAAAGTCGAACAGGCCGACCTCTTGCAAGTGATGTTCGGGCGCAACGGCGAAAGCCCCCTCCCCGTCCTGGCCCCGGCCACGCCTAGCGAATGCTTCGGCTTCGCCGTCGAGGCCTTCCGCCTGGCAGTGCGGGCCATGGTCCCGGTCATCCTGCTCACGGATGGTTATCTGGCCAACAGCGCCGAGCCGTGGTTGGTGCCCGACCCCGACGCCATCCCTCCCATCGTGGTCGAGCACCCAACAGCCCCCAACGGCAACGGCAGATACCTGCCCTACAAGCGCGACCCGGTGAGCCTGGGCCGGCCCTGGGCCATCCCCGGCACACCCGGTCTCGAACACCGTGTAGGCGGGCTGGAGAAATCGCCCGATTTCGGCAACGTCTCCTATTCGCCCCAGGACCACCAGCGCATGATCAACGACCGCGCCGCCAAAGTTGCTCGCCTGGCCGATGTCATCCCCGAGCAGGATGTCTTCGGGCCGGAGGAGGGCAAACTGCTGGTGGTGGGATGGGGCAGTACCTACGGGGCCATCCACGCCGCCGTTGCCCAGGCGCAGGCCAGGGGCCAGTCGGTGGCGCACGCCCATGTGCGCTATCTCAACCCGTTCCCGCGCAACCTGGGCTACATCTTGCAGCGTTACGACCGCATCCTGGTGCCCGAAATGAACATGGGCCAGCTCAGCCTGCTACTGCGCGGCCGTTTTGTCCGCGATGTCATCTCCCTGAACAAAGTTCAGGGCCGACCTTTCAAAATCAGCGAGATCGCCAGCAAGATCGATGAACTGCTGGCAGGAGAATAA
- a CDS encoding AI-2E family transporter has translation MTTNSNPPTSTPPPWPYSLRLFFLAIWLAVGLAAFLLARPFWWLLALAGIAGFLLQPLVGLLRRLWIPRGIASLIVILLLLVLVILTPVGLTLGLIESLGQIRIDVKDLSAYINDLAAFVQRLPEILPAIHLFGFTIDLLPYYRQIQESVAAVQPSDILNIAQSLVGVVVNVLRSAVQVVSVATIFATNVIGRAVGLLISLILLLLLTFYAINDLPRARAAVLDLAPIAYQAEWEELWRRTGSVWNRFFRGQIILSLVMGGLVWLGLTILGVPGALALGVLTGVLEVIPTLGPVLATIPAVLLALLQGSTAFPDLPNSTIALIVLGFYVALQQIENLILVPRIMGRSVGIHPLLLIIAVLVFTVHLGVFGAFIATPALASLLVWFAYFHARMVGRTPYPALAPPPAIPAVASADDSSAPRLDRAAAPESQPTLVLLPVLPPPHDQVDRQGDLV, from the coding sequence ATGACGACGAACTCGAACCCACCCACCTCCACACCCCCGCCGTGGCCCTATTCCTTGCGTCTCTTCTTCCTGGCCATCTGGCTTGCCGTTGGCCTGGCGGCCTTCCTGCTCGCCCGCCCGTTCTGGTGGCTGCTGGCGCTGGCCGGCATCGCCGGCTTCCTGTTGCAGCCGTTGGTCGGGCTATTGAGGCGCCTCTGGATCCCGCGCGGGATCGCCAGCCTCATCGTCATCCTTCTCCTGCTGGTGCTCGTCATCCTGACGCCGGTGGGCCTGACACTGGGGTTGATCGAGTCGCTCGGCCAGATCCGCATCGATGTCAAGGACTTGAGCGCCTACATCAACGACCTGGCCGCCTTCGTGCAAAGGCTGCCGGAGATCCTGCCGGCGATCCATCTCTTTGGCTTCACCATCGACCTCCTGCCCTATTATCGGCAGATCCAGGAGTCGGTTGCGGCTGTGCAACCGTCCGACATCCTCAACATCGCCCAGAGCCTGGTGGGGGTGGTGGTCAATGTGTTGCGCTCGGCCGTTCAGGTCGTCAGCGTGGCCACCATCTTCGCCACCAACGTCATCGGTCGCGCTGTCGGACTGCTCATCAGCCTCATCCTGCTCCTCCTGTTGACGTTCTATGCCATCAACGATCTGCCACGCGCCCGCGCCGCCGTGCTGGACCTGGCGCCCATCGCCTATCAGGCCGAATGGGAGGAGTTATGGCGGCGCACGGGCAGCGTCTGGAACCGCTTCTTCCGCGGGCAGATCATCCTCTCGTTGGTGATGGGTGGGCTGGTCTGGTTGGGACTGACCATCCTCGGCGTGCCCGGTGCGCTCGCCCTCGGCGTCCTCACCGGCGTCCTTGAAGTCATCCCCACGCTTGGCCCCGTCCTTGCCACCATCCCCGCCGTCCTCCTGGCCCTGCTACAAGGCTCCACCGCCTTCCCCGATCTCCCTAACTCGACCATCGCCCTCATCGTCCTCGGTTTCTACGTCGCTCTCCAACAGATCGAGAACCTCATCCTGGTTCCACGCATCATGGGGCGCAGCGTCGGCATCCACCCCCTCCTCCTCATCATCGCCGTGCTGGTTTTCACGGTTCACCTGGGCGTGTTCGGGGCGTTCATCGCCACACCGGCCCTCGCCAGCTTGCTGGTCTGGTTTGCCTACTTCCACGCCCGCATGGTCGGCCGCACCCCCTACCCCGCATTGGCGCCGCCGCCCGCCATCCCCGCGGTTGCCAGCGCCGATGACTCGTCGGCGCCCCGCCTCGACCGCGCGGCTGCGCCAGAGTCCCAGCCCACCCTCGTCCTTCTCCCCGTCCTTCCACCGCCGCACGACCAGGTTGACCGCCAGGGTGATCTGGTATGA
- the cofE gene encoding coenzyme F420-0:L-glutamate ligase, with amino-acid sequence MNQLVATALPGLPLVTPGDDLADLILAGLRAAGIVLAAGDVLVVASKVVSKTEGRMRRLSEVRPSPAACEIAQVCNKDPRLVELILAESNQVLRLRRDLIVVEHRLGFVCANAGIDHSNANPDDDIVLLLPLDPDASAQALRATLLAATSAEVAVIIDDSHGRAWRLGTVGVAIGVAGLLPLTDLRGQPDLFDRALQVTVLGTADELAAAASLLQGAADERSPVVHLRGAPHRPGEGRLPDLLRPRSLDTFR; translated from the coding sequence GTGAACCAGCTGGTGGCGACGGCGCTGCCAGGGCTGCCGCTGGTGACGCCAGGGGATGACCTGGCCGACCTCATTCTGGCCGGGTTGCGGGCAGCGGGCATTGTCCTGGCCGCTGGCGATGTGCTGGTCGTGGCCTCGAAGGTCGTCTCCAAGACCGAGGGCCGGATGCGCCGGCTGAGTGAGGTCAGGCCGTCGCCGGCCGCATGTGAGATCGCCCAGGTCTGCAACAAAGACCCGCGGCTGGTAGAGTTGATCCTGGCCGAATCCAACCAGGTGCTGCGGCTGCGGCGGGATTTGATCGTGGTCGAGCACCGGCTGGGTTTCGTCTGCGCCAACGCTGGCATCGACCATTCCAACGCCAACCCCGACGATGACATCGTCCTCCTGCTCCCGCTCGACCCCGATGCCTCGGCCCAGGCCTTGCGTGCAACCCTGCTTGCGGCCACCAGCGCCGAAGTGGCCGTCATCATCGACGACAGCCACGGCCGCGCCTGGCGGTTGGGCACGGTGGGCGTCGCCATCGGCGTGGCCGGTCTGCTCCCGCTCACCGACCTGCGCGGCCAGCCGGATTTGTTCGACCGCGCCTTGCAGGTGACGGTGCTGGGCACGGCCGATGAGTTGGCGGCGGCGGCTTCGCTCTTGCAGGGCGCCGCAGACGAACGCTCGCCCGTCGTCCACCTGCGGGGAGCGCCCCACCGGCCGGGCGAGGGCCGGCTGCCCGATCTGCTGCGCCCGCGCAGCCTTGACACCTTCCGATGA